TGGTGGGCAAATCGCACCGTCTCGTCGGCGCAATCGCGGTGGAGCAAGTGGGTATCGCAAAGGACTTCGAGCACCTGAGCCGGCTCGACGTTATTGCCGGCCCGGTGTGCCAAGCGAAGCTCGGCGACAGTTTCTCCCACCACCCGTAGCGCATCTTCGACAGGCAAGTCGGCAGCACCGGCAGTGGTCATTGCACTTGCAAGCTGCCGCAGATAGACCCGCTGTTGACCAAAGACAGGTCCTTCTCGCAGCACAACTTCACGGTGGCCCGACGCCTCTAGTAGGGACTGCACTGCATCAAGCAGCTCATACAGGGTCGCCGGAACCTCGTGGCCCTCCTGGGCGAGACGAATCGCGCTGGAAAGAAGCAAAGGATTGCGAGCTGCCAACCGCAAGATCGTGTCACTTTGAAAGCGTTCGATGAGGCGGCGTGCCACGTCGGGGGCCAACGCTTGTTGCATGAGCTCCCGCTGTCGTTCCCAGTTGAACTCCAGAACGCGGACCTTCGCTCCAGAGGCAGTCGCAAAGGGGCCTTCGGCACGTCGGGAGCTGCACGCAACGAGAACTCCCGGGTGCGCCGCCAGAAAATCATCTGCACGCGCGGTAGCGGACGCCTTCATGGCTGCAGGCACCTCGTTCCAGCCGTTCAGCAAGACGGCGACCTTGCCTTCGTCGAGCAGTAGGGAGAGCTCCGCTTCCTCGAGGCCACTGCGCTGGACGCCACCGAGTTTGGCGAGGTATTCCAAGAGCGGCTGTCCCGTGCGCGACCAACCCGCTGCAGAAACGAAAAGCGGAACAGGCAGCGCGGGGTCATCAAGCAACGCCCTGCCAAGCTCAACCAAAGCGGTCGTTTTGCCGATGCCGCCTTCGCCGGCGACGACGACCAGACGGCGCTCGACAAGCAGCCGAACAAGCGCAGCGACGTCCAACCGTTTGCGTTCCTTCGAGCCACTTCCGGAGTCAAAGACTGCAGGTACCCGCTGCGCCAAAAGGTTGCCCGCTTGGGGCGCCTGGTCGAGCAGTGCCTTAGAGGCATCAATCAATACTCGAGCGTCCCGTGCAGCCAATTGTGCGGCGCGCCTCGCGCGTCCCTCAGCAGCAAGCTCCAGAAGATTGGCGGCAACAAAGTTCGGGTGGGCAGCCAGCATTTCACTTATATAGCCGGCCACGCCGATGACAACCCCCTTTGCCAGTTGAGCTGCCTCGCCGGTGACCTCGGCGTATGTTTTGCTCATGCGCTCCAGGCTGGAGCTCTCGAGGGATTGGTTGCTACCTAGGCACCCAGTCACGTAGTTGGTCATCTCAGCGTGCGTGTCGGGCCGGACCAGCCACTCGCGGGACGCACGTACTTTCGTCTTCTCGTTGAGAAGTGGCTCGTTGAGCAACTGCTTGATGGTCTGCGAGACCTGGCCTTTGACGGTTTTGGCATCGATCGCGTCGCCGCCATGGAGCGCCGCTCGCGCCTTGCGCCGAACAAGAAGGGCCATTGCCTTCCCAGCCAGCCAACTTAACGCCTTGCCCAAAGCCGAGTGTGCGACGCCTTCCAGCATGGATTTCTCCTTGTTTGAACCGTAACCTGGCGCGCATCCACTTGGCGGTTTGATTTGATAGCCGAACAGCTACTCTTCACCATTCTGCAACGGCTTTACTCGGCACAGACACGGGTCCATGCCTGCGGAGCAGCCCTCGCCTTGCCCGGCCGGATCCGGTCAACGCAAAGGTTAGGCACATGCCCGAACATCCTCAGCGTCTCCGCGAAGGACGGACACGATCTCGGAGTTGCCCCCCCCTCACTCGGCTCTCACTGCTCCAGTGATCCAACAGGTCGGCAACGTTTCCACTCAGCGCAGAAGACGCGCTGCATCATTCACACGTGATCTAGTTTATGGAGGCGCCAATGTGTTCAATGGGAGGAACTCGACAAGTCACCGAGGTCGCAGTGCGGCCGGGGATGTGAGTAGCAGCTCACCCCGGTTTTCTACCCGTCTCTGCTCCACTAAGACGGTTTGCAACCGCTCTATTCGACACACGCGTAAGCCCGCGTGAGCAAAGGACTTCTCCTTGTGCCGGTTAGAAAAAGTGGTCTCTTTTTTCAGAGAAGAGAGAGCAGGACAGAATCGAACTGGACCAGAAATTCGCCTGAAGTGGCCGACCCGCGGCACAGGCAGAACGCCCCGCAAGCCCGCACTGGCGCGGGAAAGGCCCAAACGAAAGCGCCCAACCGAGAACGGTTGGGCGTCGTATTTTGGTGGTGCAGAACCACCATAAGACCAGCCTTCCTGTGTCGTTCCCGCTACCGTACGCGGCCAACCGAGCCCCGTCTCCCTCTCCTGCCCTGCCCTGATCTCGTCCACCTGTGGGCGACTGCGCCGTTCGGAAGGAACGAAATCTGCGCGCGGCGGCATCATGATGCTAGGGACCATCGACTCCCTCCTCACGTCATCCCGTCTCCCGGCAACTGTGAATCATTCGGGTGTGATGGTACGCACGGCTGCAGGTGGGCACTGTAGAATTTGTTTCAATTAGCCAGAACAAGCCCGGCCATGGACACAGGGAACATTAGCCGACCGAAGGGAACACAACCCGAGCCAGTCGCAGCCGGCCCGGGGAGTAGCACAGCCGATTCCAACTCGCGGATCAGCGCGAGCGAGGTGAAGCCCGCGTGAGCGAGCCGAAGCCTGATGCTCCGCGCCTCAATCGCTTGTTTCGAACGGCGATTGTTACAGGCGTCGAGAGCGCGGTTCGCCTGCACATCGAGCGGGGTGACGACCTCAATGCCCGTGACGACAAGGGGCTGACGGCATTGATGATCGCGGCCTCTCACGACCGGGCGGGCATATGCGAACTTCTGCTGCAAGCCGGCGCCGACCCGACCGCGCGTGATCCAGCCGGGAATGACGCTCTCTTCCACGCCAAGCGCCTCGGCGCTCAGCGTGCGGCGGAACGCATCGCGGCAGCCGTATCCGTAACGGGCGCTGGCGCGACGGCAGTTGCGTGTCCGCAAGAAGACAGCCATCCACCGGCCTCGGGCGTCACGCTGCCGATCTTTCGACCGGCCTCGCCTCTACCGGAATTCGGGCCAAGCGCTGGTCAATCGGGCGAGCAGCGGGCGTCGATTGCCCTCAGCAATTCGGCCCCAGCAGGTGCGCCTTCCGGCGGCAACCACGGCGTGACTCCTGTCCCATCTCCAGGAGACAACCAGCGCCAGGATGTCATGGACCTTGACGAGCTCACGGACGGCTTCGGCAGCGGCCTGCCTGCCGCTCTTGACGCCTGGGAAGCAGAGGAGGATCGGCCGGCCCCGGTGGATGACCGCTCAGTGGCGGAAGCAGCAGCAGCGATCCAGGCATCGATCTCACTGCATGCCCCGGTCGATTCGTCCGCTGCGTGGGACGATATCGAGGTGATTCTGCCGCACTTGGCGGCCCCGCTGCCGAGTGCGGAAGGCGCCAAAGGTGTCGCCGAACTGCGCCGCCTCGTCCTGAGAGCGGTACGGGAAGGGAGCGTGCCGCTTGCCGCCGTTGAGGACCTGTCCCTTGATCCCGAGCAGGACAAGGACGCGGCGGGCAAGGTCCTGCTCCGCATTGTCTTGAACGACCTCGGGGCGGAAATTGATGACCGCGTGGAGTACCGCTCTCCATTCGACAACTTCGAGGTGTTTGTCGATCCCGACGAGACGTCTGAGGAAGAGGCCGCCGTCTCCGACGCGCTGGCATTTCTGGATGACCTCCGGTCGAACCGGAACGACCCGGTCCGTCTCTATATGAGAGACCTGCACCGCAAGCGACTCGTAACCGCCGAGGAGGAGATTGCACTGGCGCAGGCGATGGAGAGGGGCGTGGATGAGGCGCTCGACGCCCTTTCAGCATGGCCCGCAGGCCTTCAGCACCTCGTCGTGGCAGCAGATTCCGTGCGCAGGGGCGCCCGGCCCATGAGCTGGATTACGGCCGAGGCTGGAGATGATGTCCCGCCTGAGGAAGACGCTGGAGATGCGGCAGGCATTGAAGATGTTGGCCGACCGCGTTCCTCGCAAGAGGGGAACGGATCCGACGACGAACCGGGGGTTGAACTGGAGGACCGTTCGGCCGATCCTGTTGGTTTTCTCAGGAGGATTGCAGATCTGGCGAACATGTGTGGAGCGGCCGCGCTTCCCATCGAGATTCGTCGAACACTCGCCGAGCTTCGCATCACGAGGCAGTTCCTGCTGGACCTATGCGCCGCGGCAAGCGAAGACAGAACGGCATCGGCGTCGCGCTTTTCCTCCGCAGTCCGGGCCTATCGGGACGCGAGGGATCGCCTGACGGATGCGAACCTGAAGCTGGTGTTGACGGTTGCCAGGAGGTATCACGGCCTGGGCGTACCGATGGAAGATCTCCTTCAGGAAGGCAACATCGGGCTGCTGAAGGCCGTCGACAAGTTTGACTGGCGCCGGGGGCTCAAGTTCTCGACCATGGCGATCTGGTGGATCCGCCAGCAGGTCAGCCGCTCGGTGGCCGACAAGTCCCTCCTCATCCGGCTTCCGGTCCACATGTTCGACACGGCCCGCCGCATTCTGAGAGAGGACGAGGACTTCGAAAGGGAGACGGGCCGTCGAGCCCCGGTCAAATGGTTGGCCGAACGGCTTTCGCTGCCGATCGCAAAGATCGGTCCGGCGCTGCGCGCAACCTCCGAGCCCCTCCCTGTTGAGGCGCTCGATCTTGAACCAGGCATCGAGAACCGGTGCAACGCCGATCCGTTCGAGCATGTCGCGGCCTTGCACTTGCGCCGGACGCTGGACGTGCAGCTGCGCGGCCTCGGGGCCAAGCAGGAGCAGGTACTCCGCATGCGCTTTGGCTTCGGGCTGGACGACGCACTCACGCTGGAGGAAGTGGGCGAAAAGTACCAGGTCACTAGAGAACGGATCAGGCAGATAGAGGCAGCCGCCCTCCGCGACCTTCGACATCCGCACCGCTCCGGGTCCCTTGCAGCGTGGCTCGGTAAGGACCCTTCATCCGTACAACAGGGCGAACACGAGCGCGACAGCGATGCCGCCAGGAAGATGGTCGGCAGGGGCGCTCTCCCCTCCAACGCGCGGGGGGCACGAAGGCAACGCATGACAGTCGAGGCATCCTCCACGCCGGAGGAGCCCGCGAAACCGTCCGCTCTTGCCCGCCTGCTCGAAAGGTGCCTTCAGAACGGCATTCCCGTCGAGGACCTCCGGCAGCAGCACGGCGCCGGGTCGGTCTGGGTCTACCTCAACGACCCCGAAGACAGCACCCTGCGTCGCCTGGCACGGGATCTTATGGCCATGGGCTTCGAGCACTGGCCGGGGAAAGGTTACTGGCGATGAGCCGCGGAACTCGCAACGCACCGCCCCGCGCGTCCGCGATGCTGCAGTCGCTACGCGGCCTCGGCTACTCCACCGGATCCGCACTTGCCGATATCGTCGACAACAGCATCTCGGCCGGAGCGCGGGAGGTCCGCATCGACTTCGCCTGGAGCGGTCCCGACAGCCGGATTTCGATTCTCGACGATGGCGACGGCATGACGGACTCCCAACTCGAGAGTGCGATGACCCTCGGCGACAAGAGCCCGGTGGATTCCCGCGAACCGCAGGATCTCGGCCGCTTCGGCCTGGGACTGAAGACCGCCTCCTTTTCGCAATGCCGGCGGCTGACGGTCGCTTCCGTGGTCGGCCCGAGTACTGCCTGCCTGCGCTGGGACCTCGACCAGCTGGCCGCCAGTGCCGATGGAGGGTGGCTGCTGTTCGAAGGGCCGGCTACCGGCTCCGAGCCCTTCCTCGTGCAACTCTCAGGACGAAGCGCGGGAACACTCGTGTTGTGGGAGGCGATGGACCGGATCGTCACGCCCGGGTACACGGCGGACGACTTCAACGACATGATAGATGGCGCCGAACGGCACTTGGCCATGGTGTTCCATCGCCTTCTGGGCGGTCCCCGGAGGCGCTTGCGGCTGCTGATCAACGGGCGGCCCGTACTGCCCTGGGACCCTTTCATGAGCGGTCATGCTGCAAAGCCATGGGCGTCCCCGATCGCCAGGATGCCGACCGACGTCGGCAAGATCGAGGTCGAGTGCCATGTACTGCCCCACAAGGACCAGCTGACGGCGGAAGAGTTCGAAGCGGCCGCCGGTCCCGAGGGCTGGACGGCGCAGCAGGGCTTCTATGTCTATCGCAACGAGCGGCTGCTGCTTGCCGGAGGATGGCTGGGCCTGGGGCAGGGCCGCGCATGGAACCGGGAAGAGGCTCACAGGCTGGCCCGCATCCGGCTCGACATCCCGAACACGGCCGACACGGCCTGGAGGATCGACATCCGGAAATCAACGGCGCGGCCGCCCGTGACTCTTCGCCCCTGGCTGACGCGTCTGGCAGAGGACACGCGTGCCCGCGCGCGAAAGGTGTTTGCGTATCGGGGAGCACCGGCAACGGGCCACAGAGGTGTCCCGCTGGATCATGCCTGGCGGGCCGAGCACAGCAGGTCGGGCGTCAAATACCGGATCGACGAAAGACACCCGGCGATTGCGGCGGTCCTTGACGGTTCAGGCCCCCAGGCCACACTCGTGCGCGCCATGCTGAGGGTGATCGAGGAAACGGTGCCGGTGCAGCGCATCTGGCTTGACACGGCAGAGAACAGGGAAACCCCTCGCACGGCCTTCGCGGGAGAACCGCCGAAGGCCGTCATCGAGGCGCTATTCCCTTTCTACGAAGACATGGTCAAACGCCGCGGGATGAGTGCTCAGGCCGCCAAGCGAACGCTGCTCGGCATGGAGCCATTCCAGAACTATCCGGCGCTCGTCGACGGCCTACCGGACGAGCTGCAGTGAACGCAAGCACAAGGACTTCGACATGACCGAGAACGACCGAGCGCTCGCCGACGCCATCAGCATCGCGCAGACGCTTATGCGTGGAGACAAGGAAAAGGGAGGCATCACACCGGCCCTCATCGCGGAAAAGGTGAAAGTCGCCGCGACAATGCTGGCCTCCGCGCACCCCGGCGGGATTGACGAGGCGTGTGCGGTTGCAGAGCTCATCCGGCGCTTCAGTCACTGGATCGGGAGGGACTCGACGCTCGAGAACGACGAGAACCACAGGCCCTGGCTCGTCTCGGCAAGGAAGAAGGACTGGCGCTACTGGCAGCGGTATCAAGGCTACCTGGAGCGAAAGCTGGCCCTCGACGTGGTCCAGGCTCTTGACGAGTCAACGGACAACATCCTCAGGCAGCTGGAGGATCCGCTCCGGGAAGGTGCATGGGATCGCCGGGGACTGGTCGTCGGCCACGTCCAGTCGGGCAAGACCAGCAACTACTCCGGCTTGGTGTGCAAGGCGGCAGACGCCGGATACAAGATCATCATCGTCCTCGCCGGGGTGCACAACAACCTGCGGGCGCAAACGCAGATCCGTCTCGAAGAATGCTTCCTCGGCTATGAGACGTCGGCGAACCGAGATCCGGGCAAGCCGATCGGCGTTGCCGAGATTGATAGCGATCCGAGCATTCACCCGCATTGCGCAACAACCCGTGCCGACAACGGCGACTTCAGTGCGACAGTCGCCAGGCATTTCGCCATCACGCCCGAGGAGCGGCCGTGGCTGTTCGTCGTGAAGAAGCAGAAGACGGTCCTCACCCAGCTCCTCAAGTGGATCCGGGGGCACGTCGCGGACACCACTGACAGGGCTACCGGGCGCCGGGTCGTCACCAAACTGCCGCTGCTCGTCATCGACGACGAGGCGGACCACGCTTCCGTCGACACGGGCGAACAGCTGTTCGATGCGGACGGCAAGCCGGACGAGGAGCATCAGCCCAAGACCATCAACAGCCTCATCCGGAAGATCCTTCATGCCTTCGAGAAGTCGGCCTACGTGGGCTACACGGCGACGCCATTTGCCAACATCTTCATCCACCGGCGCAACGAGACCCCGGAAGAGGGCCCCGACCTGTTCCCCGAGGCGTTCATCGTCAACCTAGCCGCCCCGTCCAACTATGTAGGTCCCGCCCGGGTCTTCGGTCTCCTGGGCCCCGAGGGGCGGGACGGAGGGCTGCCGCTCACGCGCCCGGTCGCCGATCATGTGAACAGGGAGGAACCGGGCGGCTGGATGCCTGCGAGACACAGGAAGGAGCACATCCCCATCTACAACGGCCAGGAGGCGATTCCTCCCTCGCTCAGGAACGCGATCTGTTCCTTCGTCCTGGCATGCGCTGCACGGACCTGCCGCGGGCAGGGCTCTCATCACTCCTCCATGCTGGTCCACGTGACGCGCTTTACCGCGGTGCAGCAGCACGTGCATCTGCAGGTCGAGGAGGCTGTGCGGAGGATGAAACAGCGGATCACGCGCCGGATCGACCACGAGGAACTGCTGGAGCAGCTTCGGCGGTTGTGGGAAGAGGACTTCGTTCCGACCTCGGCAGAGCTCGAGCAGCTCGTCCCGGAAGCAGATGGCGCGCGGAAGGTTCCTGCCTGGGACGAGATCGCGCATGCGCTCCCCGATGTGATCTCGGACATCTCGGTCCGCACGGTGAACGGCACGGCAAAGGACGCACTCGACTACGCGGACGAGGAAGGCCACGGACTGAAGGTCATAGCGATCGGCGGAGACAAGCTTGCACGGGGGCTGACACTGGAAGGCCTGTGCACGAGCTACTTCGTTCGGACGACGAAGATGTACGACACGCTGATGCAAATGGGGCGCTGGTTCGGGTACCGGCCGGGTTACGTGGACCTGTGCCGCCTGTACACCAGTGACGACTTGGTCGAATGGTTCGGGCACATCGCGGACGCGTCGGAGGAGCTGCGCGAGGAATTTGACGACATGGCCGATCGCGGCGCGAAGCCGCGCGACTACGGTCTGAAAGTTCAGTCTCATCCGACGCTGCTGGTGACGTCGCCGCTCAAGATGCGCACTGCGAAGAGCCTGCAGCTTTCGTTCAGCGGCGAACTCCTGGAAACGGTCTCCCTCTTCGACGACGGGCCTCAGCTCGATCGCAACCTGTCCGCGACAGCGCAGTTGATCCGGGCAATGGGGCCTCCAGTCCACGCAGGAGAGATCAGCCGGTCGCGCGGGGGTGGCAAACACGTGTGGCAGGGCCACCTCTGGCAGGGCATCCCGGCCGACTTGGTCGCCGAGTTTCTTGAAGGATACGCGACGCACCCCAAGGCGACCAAGGTGAAGAGCGGCCTGCTCGCCCAGTTCATCCGATCAATGGCTACCGAAGGGGAACTCACCTCGTGGACCGTTGTGATGCTGGGAGGCGGGGACGGCGGTTCTTACACCTTCCCGGGGGGCATCACGATTGATAGGATGCTCAAGCGTAAGGCAGGGGACCCGCGCGATCGCTATGCTATCGGCCGGCTTCTCTCGCCCAGGGACGAAGCCATCGACCTGGAGGGACCCGCCTGGGAGGCCGCCTTGACGGCAACCCGGCACGCCTGGACAAAAGATCCGGGCCGGCACAAGGACGGTCAGGTACCGCAGCCGCCGGAGCTTCCTAACGGACCGGCGATCCGGCGCATCCGCGGGAACGGTGCAGAGGGAGTTGCGCCAGCACCGGAGCGAGGACTGTTGCTGATTTATCCGCTCGATCCCGCCAAGTCAGACCAGCCGGCCCTCAAAGGCCGCACGGCTCCGGTGATCGCGATCGGCCTCAGCTTCCCGCAGAGCAACTCCGGGATCAAGGTTGAGTACAAGGTGGACCACCTGACGTGGGAGCGCTGGGAGCAGGAATATGGCCCGACAGAGTGAGGAGTTCATCCTGGCTTGGCAATCGCTGTCGAGCACCGACGGAAACAGCGGATGGCGGACGATCCCGATTGCCCCATCGGGGCGGTGCCTCCTCAGTGCTGGTCGGCGCTTCCCCGGCAACGAGGAGGCATTGCTGGTTCGCTTCCCCGGAGCGTCGCTCCCGGCCGCGGACAAGCTGCCCGAGGGCCAGGGCTTCAACGTGGAGCGGGTTGACCTCAACCAGGCCGGCACCCTGTCTCTGGCTCTCAGCCGCAAGTCGACGGGCAGCGCCGAGCTGTTCCTTGCCATGGCCTGTGACGTGGCGGGGGCCCTCGATGCTGAGACATCACTTGACCCCCAGCGATCACTGCGCGGCTTCCTCGGTCGCGTGCGTGCGTGGCAGGAATTCATGCGCACGGGGGGGCAGGCGCTGAGCGCCGAGGCAGAGACGGGGCTGATCGGGGAACTGACAATGCTTTCGGCCATCGTCGAGACCGGCATGCCGCCCGCAGCAGCGATCGAGTCATGGGTGGGGCCGCTGGGCGGTACGCAGGACTTCCTGCTCGGAACAGGAGCGATCGAGGTGAAGGCGACACTTGCCTCGTCCGGCTTCCCCGCTCGAATCGTTTCGCTCGACCAGCTCGATGACTCGGTTCGCCAGCCACTCTTCCTGGCCGGGTTGAGATTTCGGCAGCATGCAGACGGGCGGTCGCTTCCCGAATCGGTTGCCGACTTGCGAAGCAGGACCGGAGACGACACCGAAGCCGGGAGGATGCTGGCGGAACGCCTCCTGGCGGCGGGCTACCTCGGCAGCCACGCCGGTCGGTACTCCCGGCGCGTGGAACTGGCAGAGATGCGTATCCTCCTGGTGACCGCAAGCTTTCCCCGTCTGACTCACGCGACCGTCCCCGCCGGAATATTCAGGGCGGCTTATGAACTCGACCTCGACAGGGTGCATGGCAATGGCCTCAGCCTTGTCGAAGCGCTCCAAGCATTGAAGGTGCTGTAGAAATGTCACTGCCCGATTTCCTGCGAGAGACGCAGACCGAAGTCAGGAACCAGATGGCTGACGGTTCTCCGTTTGCCGAGCTGGTTTTCTGCGAAATTGCCATGCAGCACATGGCCGAGATCGGCATGACCTTCGAGCCGGTTTCCTGTCATTTCCAGGGGAAGGTGCTCAATGCCAATCTGCGCCTCAGCGGTTACGCACTGTCGGAAGAGCAGGACCAGCTCGACCTGTTCGTTAGCCTCTACGAGGGCGTCGAGGAGCCGACCCCCATCTCCGACACCGAAACGCGAACGGCGGTCGAGCAATGCCTCAGGTTCATCGGTTTTGCCGCGGAGGGCAAGCTGGCGCCGAAGCTCGAGCCGACATCCGATGTGCGAAGCTTCGCCGAGATCCTTCAGGAGATCTACGACGAGCTCGAGCAGGTCCGCGTGTTCGTTCTCACGGACAAGGTGACGAAATCCAAAAGTTTCAAGACCCGGGACATCGCCGGCAAGGCAGTCCGTCTCGAGGTCATGGACATCGAGCGGTTGTACCGCCACCTGTCGGAGGGCAAACCCCGCGACGAGCTGGTGGTCGACTTTACCGAAGTGTCGGGCCGGCCGCTGCCGTGCGTCTCGGTGCCCGGGGAGACGGGCGACGACGATTACGACTACGCACTGACCGCCATCCCCGGCGAAGCGCTACGGCTGCTGTACGAGAAGTTCGGTGCACGCCTGCTGGAGGCCAACGTCCGGTCCTTCCTGAGCGTCAAGGGCAAGGGTGTCAACGCCGGAATCCAGAACACGCTGAGGACTGCTCCGGGCCGCTTCATGGCCTACAACAACGGCATCGTGGTCGTCGCTGACGAGATCCGCTTCGGAAAGGCGGAGGACGGCTCGACCGGCATTGCATGGCTAAAGGGTCTGCAGATCGTCAACGGAGGGCAGACGACCGCCTCTCTCTACTTTTCAAAGAAGAAATTTCCCGACACGGACCTGAGCCGCGTGCGAGTGCCCGCCAAGATCATCGTCATGAAGACGCAGGACCCGGTGAGGGAGGAGGCGCTGGTCTCCGACATTTCCCGATTCGCCAACAGCCAGAACGCGGTGCGGCAGTCCGACCTGTCCGCAAACAAGCCGTTCCATGTCGAGATCGAGAAGCTGTCCCTCACCGTCTACTGCCCGGACGGGGTCGGGCGCTGGTTCTACGAGCGTG
This genomic stretch from Eleftheria terrae harbors:
- a CDS encoding sigma-70 family RNA polymerase sigma factor, with protein sequence MSEPKPDAPRLNRLFRTAIVTGVESAVRLHIERGDDLNARDDKGLTALMIAASHDRAGICELLLQAGADPTARDPAGNDALFHAKRLGAQRAAERIAAAVSVTGAGATAVACPQEDSHPPASGVTLPIFRPASPLPEFGPSAGQSGEQRASIALSNSAPAGAPSGGNHGVTPVPSPGDNQRQDVMDLDELTDGFGSGLPAALDAWEAEEDRPAPVDDRSVAEAAAAIQASISLHAPVDSSAAWDDIEVILPHLAAPLPSAEGAKGVAELRRLVLRAVREGSVPLAAVEDLSLDPEQDKDAAGKVLLRIVLNDLGAEIDDRVEYRSPFDNFEVFVDPDETSEEEAAVSDALAFLDDLRSNRNDPVRLYMRDLHRKRLVTAEEEIALAQAMERGVDEALDALSAWPAGLQHLVVAADSVRRGARPMSWITAEAGDDVPPEEDAGDAAGIEDVGRPRSSQEGNGSDDEPGVELEDRSADPVGFLRRIADLANMCGAAALPIEIRRTLAELRITRQFLLDLCAAASEDRTASASRFSSAVRAYRDARDRLTDANLKLVLTVARRYHGLGVPMEDLLQEGNIGLLKAVDKFDWRRGLKFSTMAIWWIRQQVSRSVADKSLLIRLPVHMFDTARRILREDEDFERETGRRAPVKWLAERLSLPIAKIGPALRATSEPLPVEALDLEPGIENRCNADPFEHVAALHLRRTLDVQLRGLGAKQEQVLRMRFGFGLDDALTLEEVGEKYQVTRERIRQIEAAALRDLRHPHRSGSLAAWLGKDPSSVQQGEHERDSDAARKMVGRGALPSNARGARRQRMTVEASSTPEEPAKPSALARLLERCLQNGIPVEDLRQQHGAGSVWVYLNDPEDSTLRRLARDLMAMGFEHWPGKGYWR
- a CDS encoding Z1 domain-containing protein yields the protein MTENDRALADAISIAQTLMRGDKEKGGITPALIAEKVKVAATMLASAHPGGIDEACAVAELIRRFSHWIGRDSTLENDENHRPWLVSARKKDWRYWQRYQGYLERKLALDVVQALDESTDNILRQLEDPLREGAWDRRGLVVGHVQSGKTSNYSGLVCKAADAGYKIIIVLAGVHNNLRAQTQIRLEECFLGYETSANRDPGKPIGVAEIDSDPSIHPHCATTRADNGDFSATVARHFAITPEERPWLFVVKKQKTVLTQLLKWIRGHVADTTDRATGRRVVTKLPLLVIDDEADHASVDTGEQLFDADGKPDEEHQPKTINSLIRKILHAFEKSAYVGYTATPFANIFIHRRNETPEEGPDLFPEAFIVNLAAPSNYVGPARVFGLLGPEGRDGGLPLTRPVADHVNREEPGGWMPARHRKEHIPIYNGQEAIPPSLRNAICSFVLACAARTCRGQGSHHSSMLVHVTRFTAVQQHVHLQVEEAVRRMKQRITRRIDHEELLEQLRRLWEEDFVPTSAELEQLVPEADGARKVPAWDEIAHALPDVISDISVRTVNGTAKDALDYADEEGHGLKVIAIGGDKLARGLTLEGLCTSYFVRTTKMYDTLMQMGRWFGYRPGYVDLCRLYTSDDLVEWFGHIADASEELREEFDDMADRGAKPRDYGLKVQSHPTLLVTSPLKMRTAKSLQLSFSGELLETVSLFDDGPQLDRNLSATAQLIRAMGPPVHAGEISRSRGGGKHVWQGHLWQGIPADLVAEFLEGYATHPKATKVKSGLLAQFIRSMATEGELTSWTVVMLGGGDGGSYTFPGGITIDRMLKRKAGDPRDRYAIGRLLSPRDEAIDLEGPAWEAALTATRHAWTKDPGRHKDGQVPQPPELPNGPAIRRIRGNGAEGVAPAPERGLLLIYPLDPAKSDQPALKGRTAPVIAIGLSFPQSNSGIKVEYKVDHLTWERWEQEYGPTE
- a CDS encoding PD-(D/E)XK motif protein, whose amino-acid sequence is MARQSEEFILAWQSLSSTDGNSGWRTIPIAPSGRCLLSAGRRFPGNEEALLVRFPGASLPAADKLPEGQGFNVERVDLNQAGTLSLALSRKSTGSAELFLAMACDVAGALDAETSLDPQRSLRGFLGRVRAWQEFMRTGGQALSAEAETGLIGELTMLSAIVETGMPPAAAIESWVGPLGGTQDFLLGTGAIEVKATLASSGFPARIVSLDQLDDSVRQPLFLAGLRFRQHADGRSLPESVADLRSRTGDDTEAGRMLAERLLAAGYLGSHAGRYSRRVELAEMRILLVTASFPRLTHATVPAGIFRAAYELDLDRVHGNGLSLVEALQALKVL
- a CDS encoding ATP-binding protein translates to MSRGTRNAPPRASAMLQSLRGLGYSTGSALADIVDNSISAGAREVRIDFAWSGPDSRISILDDGDGMTDSQLESAMTLGDKSPVDSREPQDLGRFGLGLKTASFSQCRRLTVASVVGPSTACLRWDLDQLAASADGGWLLFEGPATGSEPFLVQLSGRSAGTLVLWEAMDRIVTPGYTADDFNDMIDGAERHLAMVFHRLLGGPRRRLRLLINGRPVLPWDPFMSGHAAKPWASPIARMPTDVGKIEVECHVLPHKDQLTAEEFEAAAGPEGWTAQQGFYVYRNERLLLAGGWLGLGQGRAWNREEAHRLARIRLDIPNTADTAWRIDIRKSTARPPVTLRPWLTRLAEDTRARARKVFAYRGAPATGHRGVPLDHAWRAEHSRSGVKYRIDERHPAIAAVLDGSGPQATLVRAMLRVIEETVPVQRIWLDTAENRETPRTAFAGEPPKAVIEALFPFYEDMVKRRGMSAQAAKRTLLGMEPFQNYPALVDGLPDELQ
- a CDS encoding AIPR family protein; translation: MSLPDFLRETQTEVRNQMADGSPFAELVFCEIAMQHMAEIGMTFEPVSCHFQGKVLNANLRLSGYALSEEQDQLDLFVSLYEGVEEPTPISDTETRTAVEQCLRFIGFAAEGKLAPKLEPTSDVRSFAEILQEIYDELEQVRVFVLTDKVTKSKSFKTRDIAGKAVRLEVMDIERLYRHLSEGKPRDELVVDFTEVSGRPLPCVSVPGETGDDDYDYALTAIPGEALRLLYEKFGARLLEANVRSFLSVKGKGVNAGIQNTLRTAPGRFMAYNNGIVVVADEIRFGKAEDGSTGIAWLKGLQIVNGGQTTASLYFSKKKFPDTDLSRVRVPAKIIVMKTQDPVREEALVSDISRFANSQNAVRQSDLSANKPFHVEIEKLSLTVYCPDGVGRWFYERAAGSYNTMLAREGTTPARLKALKEAIPPARRITKTDLAKYLNAWDRKPEVVSLGSQKNFDRFMASLSGPEGAELPLPTVADYKGMIAKAKLFRDAQKLVRPMFQAFQANVTAYVVAVLSDRLGERIDLDRIWARQACSPELLEQVATWAREVDAELHRTAAGRMVSEWAKKPECRDAVLGASYSAASEDIPELR